The following proteins are co-located in the Acipenser ruthenus chromosome 35, fAciRut3.2 maternal haplotype, whole genome shotgun sequence genome:
- the LOC117395136 gene encoding small ribosomal subunit protein eS27: MPLAKDLLHPSPEEEKRKHKKKRLVQSPNSYFMDVKCPGCYKITTVFSHAQTVVLCVGCSTVLCQPTGGKARLTEGCSFRRKQH; encoded by the exons ATGCCT CTCGCGAAAGACCTGCTGCACCCGTCCCCCGAGGAGGAGAAGAGGAAGCACAAGAAGAAGCGTCTGGTCCAGAGCCCCAACTCTTACTTCATGGATGTGAAATGCCCCG GATGTTACAAGATCACCACCGTGTTCAGCCACGCCCAGACCGTGGTGCTGTGTGTCGGATGCTCCACAGTGCTGTGCCAGCCCACTGGAGGCAAAGCTAGGCTAACAGAAG GTTGTTCATTCAGACGAAAGCAGCACTAG